In Plasmodium vinckei vinckei genome assembly, chromosome: PVVCY_01, one DNA window encodes the following:
- a CDS encoding PIR protein CIR protein, producing the protein MAESSDNLKDVYKDIFTINDYFYVTDKGHFRVDTKYVELIDEYCHYENNSGNYKCDDYFLWASCSFIYLLKNFKKYGLEYDKFAEYAILWLSYKLNTVQDKCDMNLNNFYTNHIEKNEYYNNIIKDDDTTTYMKIIDKIKDLMDIKEISKFNDPFSILFYLYNAFHDEHVNCTNLSKKANQFAQYFETVNNDSNNIKDSPFSQILSTLSNDYNNLKNNYGNSKCPDFKSRPELTPKKIPVRNSGIDSGQTLGQTPEGTSSSPSILNTVIPGLSTFFVIPVFLGVAYKYSLFGIDKLFQRQYIKKKLKKIKKKMKHNI; encoded by the exons ATGGCAGAGTCAAGTGATAATCTTAAGGATGTg taTAAAGATATTTTTACGATAAATGactatttttatgtgaCGGATAAAGGTCATTTTAGAGTTGATACAAAATACGTAGAATTAATCGACGAATATTGTCATTACGAGAATAATTCAGGAAATTACAAATGTGatgattattttctatGGGCTAGCTgtagttttatttatttgctaaaaaattttaagaaGTATGGTTTagaatatgataaatttgCCGAATACGCTATTTTATGGTTAAGTTATAAACTAAATACAGTGCAAGATAAATGTGATatgaatttaaataatttttatactaatcatatagaaaaaaatgagtattataataatataataaaagatgATGATACTACGacttatatgaaaattatagataaaataaaagatttgatggatattaaagaaatatctaaatttaatgatccatttagtatattattttatttgtataatgCATTTCATGATGAACATGTGAATTGCACAAACCTTTCGAAAAAAGCTAATCAATTTGCTCAATATTTTGAAACAGTCAATAATGattctaataatataaaagacaGTCCATTTAGTCAAATATTGTCTACATTATCAAATGATtataacaatttaaaaaataattatggtAATAGTAAATGCCCCGATTTTAAATCACGTCCAGAATTAACCCCCAAAAAAATTCCTGTAAGAAATTCTGGAATAGATTCTGGACAAACATTGGGACAGACTCCTGAAGGTACATCATCAAGTCCATCGATATTAAACACAGTAATTCCAGGTTTAtcaacattttttgtaataccAGTTTTCTTGGGAGTTGCTTATAAg tattcattatttggaATTGATAAACTATTTCAAagacaatatataaaaaaaaaattaaaaaaaataaagaaaaaaatgaaacataatatatga
- a CDS encoding PIR protein CIR protein: MAQPSYDLKKVYKEIFTISNYCVESKGQLTVNSNHKSIHDYCNSWRNSGKGNCDCYFQLASCGFIYLLENLKKYGLDDDKLAEYAILWLSYKLNTAPENCDMNLNNFYTKYIETNNHYNNIINGDDNMNYKKIIDKIKVLIDIKEISKFNDIFYTLFFSYFVIDYNDFKCENYLEFANKFVQYFQKLNNDSNNIKDSLFSQILSTLSNDYDNLKNIYGNKSCKISSIPKLNPKSPVENSGKGDKQILGETSESTSSSLSILKTVIPGLSTFFVIPVFLGVAYKYSLFGIDKLFQRQYIRNKLKKTKKKMELNI, from the exons ATGGCACAGCCAAGTTATGATCTTAAGAAAGTg taTAAAGAAATTTTTACGATCAGTAACTATTGTGTGGAGAGTAAAGGTCAATTAACAGTTAATTCAAATCACAAATCAATCCACGATTATTGTAATTCCTGGAGGAACTCAGGAAAAGGTAATTGTGattgttattttcaattGGCTAGTTGtggttttatttatttgctagaaaatttaaagaagTATGGTTTAGACGATGATAAACTTGCCGAATATGCTATTTTATGGTTAAGTTATAAACTAAATACAGCGCCAGAAAATTGTGACatgaatttaaataatttttatactaaatatatagaaacaaataaccattataataatataataaatggtgatgataatatgaattataagaaaattatagataaaataaaagttttgatagatattaaagaaatatctaaatttaatgatatattttatacattatttttctccTATTTTGTAATTGATTATAATGATTTCAAATGCGAAAACTATTTGGAATTTGCTAATAAATTTgttcaatattttcaaaaactCAATAATGattctaataatataaaagacaGTTTATTTAGTCAAATATTGTCTACATTATCAAATGattatgataatttaaaaaatatatatggtaATAAATCTTGCAAAATTTCATCTATTCCAAAATTAAACCCCAAAAGTCCTGTAGAAAATTCTGGAAAAGGtgataaacaaatattggGGGAGACTTCTGAATCTACATCATCAAGTTTGTCGATATTAAAGACAGTAATTCCAGGTTTATCgacattttttgtaataccAGTTTTCTTGGGAGTTGCTTATAAg tattcattatttggaattgataaattatttcaaagacaatatataagaaacaaattaaaaaaaacaaagaagaaaatggaACTTAATATATGA
- a CDS encoding PIR protein CIR protein — translation MDHKLMCKYLNIADSYFKAKNADTTKINKDSTIKYYCYNGVCKTNEDGINALIAYIIMNFKSSIKDEEYNKYDEYLLMWLSDKLFEIHNKSEDKDNEITLNQAYDTYLKNHKVKFNYWNIFFSRNDLKEANLKYMSKFYILLNKICKTITYYEKNPDEIANLITNSTECSNQYISIYNNIPKCQSYLYLLNKLKGIYDDFRNDAIMRNYSNNDLETNLKKFTKPDGGEMDGKKGFISYKFSDSKCKSLDKKITMSKPTDPPGLPSSSEEIQPPQPLKQLKDNQRETSQPYLSKQELKNDQTISDIPPEGVSGSEQDNSDSAPVGKENQSTPREPFNTGSFIFRNSLKGIDQLNNGLKFYEKKKEQLTNAKDTIKNLYNTSVSNVKKFFEKFSDFFNDIIDNVSKDYKKVENPPDSGDNQSGSDGTGDTPPTPNGPSSPKKNSEQTSSENSPSSTEEKKQLNRLRTRLKTKILIKTIKDLKNRGKIK, via the exons ATGGATCACAAACTAATG TGTAAATATCTTAATATAGCTGATAGTTATTTTAAAGCTAAAAATGCCGATACGACGAAAATTAACAAAGACTCAACCATCAAATATTATTGCTATAATGGTGTTtgtaaaacaaatgaagATGGCATTAATGCTTTGAtcgcatatataattatgaattTCAAAAGTTCAATAAAAGATGAAgagtataataaatatgatgaatatttattgatGTGGCTAAgtgataaattatttgagATACACAACAAAAGCGAAGACAAAGACAACGAAATTACTTTAAATCAGGCTTACgatacatatttaaagaatcataaagtaaaatttaattattggaatattttttttagtagaAATGATTTGAAAGAAGCTAATCTTAAGTATATGagcaaattttatatattacttaataaaatatgtaaaacaattacatattatgaaaaaaaccCTGACGAAATTGCGAACCTTATTACGAATTCTACCGAATGTTCTAATCaatatatatccatttataataatattcctAAATGCCAATcatatctttatttattgaataaattaaaaggtATATATGATGATTTTAGAAATGATGCTATTATGAGAAATTATTCAAACAATGATTTAGAAACTAatcttaaaaaatttacaaaaccAGATGGAGGAGAGATGGACGGGAAGAAAGgttttatatcatataaattcaGTGATTCAAAATGCAAATCCctggataaaaaaattacaatgTCAAAACCAACGGACCCACCAGGATTACCATCTTCTTCGGAAGAAATACAACCGCCACAACCTTTAAAGCAACTAAAAGATAACCAACGTGAAACATCACAGCCATATCTATCAAAacaagaattaaaaaatgaccAAACAATCTCAGATATACCACCAGAAGGTGTATCAGGTAGTGAACAAGATAATTCAGATAGTGCTCCAGTAGGAAAAGAAAATCAAAGTACGCCAAGGGAACCTTTTAATACTGGATCATTCATTTTTAGGAACTCATTAAAAGGCATAGACCAATTAAATAATggtttaaaattttatgagaaaaaaaaagagcaACTTACAAACGCCAAGGATACTATTAAGAATTTGTATAATACATCTGTAtctaatgtaaaaaaatttttcgaaaaatttagtgatttttttaatgacaTTATTGATAATGTAAGTAaagattataaaaaagtagaAAACCCTCCTGATTCAGGTGATAATCAATCTGGATCAGACGGGACAGGGGATACCCCACCCACACCTAATGGTCCATCATCtcccaaaaaaaattcagaACAAACTTCATCAGAAAATTCACCAAGTTCTacagaagaaaaaaaacaactcAATCGTCTCAGGACACGTCTGAAAACCAAGATTCTGATCAAAACAATCAAGGATCTGAAAAACCGGGGGAAGATCAAGTGA